Proteins from a single region of Hordeum vulgare subsp. vulgare chromosome 6H, MorexV3_pseudomolecules_assembly, whole genome shotgun sequence:
- the LOC123404544 gene encoding pathogenesis-related protein PR-1-like gives MLAPRRRVPVGAAALLVLAAVVVLLAADGADAGRAYRKKTGGGISTQAWRFLAAHNAARRAVGVRPLAWDGKLERYARGHALARARAGCGLVHSHGPYGENLFRGSGAGGGGVWTPEAVVAAWVVKERDMYDARSNACRGPRGACGHYTQLVWRKTSRVGCATAVCAGGRGTFAACAYDPPGNYAGVRPY, from the coding sequence ATGCTTGCTCCCCGCCGCCGCGTCCCCGTCggggccgccgccctcctcgtcctcgcggccgtcgtcgtcctcctcgcggcCGACGGAGCCGACGCCGGGCGGGCCTACAGGAAGAAGACCGGCGGCGGCATCAGCACGCAGGCGTGGCGGTTCCTAGCGGCGCACAACGCGGCGCGCCGCGCGGTGGGCGTGCGGCCGCTGGCGTGGGACGGCAAGCTGGAGCGATACGCGCGCGGGCACGCGCTGGCGCGCGCGCGCGCCGGGTGCGGGCTCGTGCACTCGCACGGGCCGTACGGGGAGAACCTGTTCCGCGGCAGCGGCGCCGGCGGCGGGGGCGTGTGGACGCCCGAGGCGGTGGTGGCAGCGTGGGTGGTGAAGGAGCGGGACATGTACGACGCGCGGTCCAACGCCTGCCGGGGGCCCCGGGGCGCGTGCGGGCACTACACGCAGCTCGTGTGGCGGAAGACCAGCAGGGTCGGCTGCGCCACGGCGGTCTGCGCCGGCGGCCGCGGCACTTTCGCGGCCTGCGCGTACGACCCGCCCGGCAACTACGCCGGCGTGAGGCCATACTAG